A stretch of Triticum aestivum cultivar Chinese Spring chromosome 1D, IWGSC CS RefSeq v2.1, whole genome shotgun sequence DNA encodes these proteins:
- the LOC123160007 gene encoding endo-1,4-beta-xylanase 3-like: MHGCGVAVRGIGLQGHMQNPVGEVICAAIDRLAKTGVPVWFTELDVPEYDADLCARDLEVVLREACAHPKVEGIIFWGFMQGTMWRNNSWLVDADGTVNEAGQMFLNLQKEWKADARGNVDGDGDFKFRGFYGRYIVEVMTATGKQMLQTFTMEKGDNTPLLVDLAHA; the protein is encoded by the coding sequence ATGCATGGCTGCGGCGTGGCggtgcgcggcatcggcctgcagGGCCACATGCAGAACCCGGTCGGGGAGGTCATCTGCGCCGCCATCGACAGGCTCGCCAAGACGGGCGTGCCCGTCTGGTTCACCGAGCTGGACGTGCCCGAATACGACGCCGACCTCTGCGCCAGGGACCTGGAGGTGGTGCTTCGGGAGGCGTGCGCGCACCCGAAGGTGGAGGGTATCATCTTCTGGGGGTTCATGCAGGGCACCATGTGGCGCAACAACTCCTGGCTTGTCGACGCCGACGGCACTGTCAACGAGGCCGGCCAGATGTTCCTCAATCTCCAAAAGGAGTGGAAGGCGGACGCGCGCGGGAacgtcgacggcgacggcgacttCAAGTTCAGGGGCTTCTACGGCAGGTACATCGTGGAGGTCATGACGGCGACGGGGAAGCAGATGCTCCAGACCTTCACCATGGAGAAAGGGGACAACACACCTCTCCTCGTGGATTTGGCCCACGCCTAA